The Gemmata palustris genome includes a region encoding these proteins:
- a CDS encoding DUF1501 domain-containing protein: protein MNVEHGFTRRRLLELGALGTRFAGLARVRAADPPVAIAPKRTIRSCILVFFYGGPSHLDTFDPKPNAPAEVRGEYRTIGTAVPGVRVSEHLPRMARVLDRVALVRGLHHPMRNHNSAAAEALTGRTPAGGDQELLADDPRGIPTLGSAVSFALGARAGSLPYVALPYTIYNVVQLPGQTPGLLGGAFDRFQVTGDPNAPDFRIAAFENATELGARAELLRGLDRSALPGPVAQAAVSRDRAVRLLANPDVRRLFDIHKEPQRVRDRYGRHLLGQSLLLARRLVEGGVNFVTAFDGRTNGQDANWDSHEKLFPRHRQLIPPADQALSALIEDLGARGLLDSTLVLALSEFGRTPKINGSAGRDHWPDCYTALVAGGGVTGGAVLGSSDKIGAYPATDPVTPADLAATVFWRFGIDPATEVRDQTARPFRLSEGEPVRTLFGG, encoded by the coding sequence ATGAACGTCGAACACGGGTTCACTCGGCGGCGATTGCTGGAACTCGGCGCGCTGGGCACCCGCTTCGCGGGTTTGGCGCGCGTGCGGGCCGCGGACCCGCCCGTTGCGATTGCGCCGAAACGCACCATCCGCTCGTGCATCCTGGTTTTCTTCTACGGCGGTCCGAGCCACCTCGACACGTTCGACCCGAAACCCAACGCCCCGGCGGAGGTGCGCGGCGAGTACCGCACGATCGGTACCGCCGTTCCCGGCGTCCGGGTGAGCGAGCACTTGCCGCGCATGGCGCGCGTTCTGGACCGCGTCGCCCTGGTTCGCGGGTTGCACCACCCGATGCGGAACCACAACTCCGCGGCGGCCGAAGCGCTCACCGGGCGCACCCCGGCGGGCGGCGACCAGGAACTACTCGCCGACGACCCGCGCGGCATCCCGACGCTCGGCTCGGCCGTGAGTTTCGCACTCGGCGCGCGGGCCGGTAGCCTGCCTTACGTCGCGCTCCCCTACACGATTTACAACGTCGTGCAACTGCCGGGGCAGACGCCCGGGCTGCTCGGCGGGGCGTTCGACCGGTTCCAGGTGACCGGCGACCCGAACGCGCCCGACTTTCGCATCGCCGCCTTCGAGAACGCGACCGAACTGGGTGCCCGCGCCGAACTGTTGCGCGGGCTCGACCGGTCCGCGCTGCCCGGTCCCGTCGCGCAGGCCGCGGTCAGCCGCGACCGCGCCGTGCGCCTACTCGCGAACCCGGACGTTCGGCGCCTGTTCGACATCCACAAAGAACCCCAGCGCGTGCGCGACCGCTACGGGCGGCACCTGTTGGGGCAAAGTCTCCTGCTCGCGCGCCGACTGGTCGAGGGCGGGGTGAACTTCGTCACGGCGTTCGACGGGCGGACCAACGGCCAGGACGCGAACTGGGACAGCCACGAGAAACTGTTCCCGCGGCACCGTCAGTTGATTCCGCCGGCCGATCAAGCGCTGTCGGCTTTAATCGAGGACCTGGGAGCGCGCGGGCTGCTCGACTCGACGCTGGTGCTGGCGCTGAGCGAGTTCGGGCGCACGCCGAAGATCAACGGCAGTGCCGGGCGCGACCACTGGCCCGACTGCTACACCGCGCTCGTGGCCGGCGGCGGGGTGACCGGCGGCGCGGTGCTCGGTTCGAGCGACAAGATCGGAGCGTACCCGGCGACCGATCCGGTGACGCCCGCCGATCTCGCTGCGACGGTCTTCTGGCGGTTCGGGATCGACCCCGCGACCGAGGTGCGCGACCAGACCGCGCGCCCGTTCCGCTTGAGCGAAGGGGAACCGGTCCGGACCCTGTTCGGAGGGTAG
- a CDS encoding DUF2252 family protein, with product MINIVTATQDYEAWLARFFPLFAPDLAYKRERMADPDDPFPFFRGTYYRWPVVWAATCPELVSAPRVPAAGDLHVENFGTWRDVDGRLCWGVNDFDEADTLPYTSDLVRLATSARLARRSGALDMKTSDACRVILDGYRDALAAGGTPFVLEEHHPAIRTMGMASERAPVRFWAKLTKLLDEPVVDPPAAARDALVRELPSDGRAPAFRFRARAGMGSLGRPRFVALLEWRGGWMCREAKALAPPATEWASGSRGTGSSKLAEVVEKAVRAPDPFYRVEGGWVIRRLAPRCSRIELDHLKKVDAGRVLAAMGAETANVHLGAPGAGAEVLRHVVRLPSGWFERAAKDMASAVERDWQAWRSARRPKT from the coding sequence TTGATTAACATCGTCACCGCGACGCAGGATTACGAAGCCTGGCTCGCCCGGTTCTTTCCGCTCTTCGCCCCGGACCTCGCGTACAAGCGCGAGCGGATGGCCGATCCCGACGACCCGTTCCCATTTTTCCGCGGCACTTATTACCGCTGGCCCGTGGTGTGGGCCGCGACGTGTCCGGAACTAGTGAGCGCCCCGCGCGTCCCCGCCGCGGGCGACCTCCACGTCGAGAACTTCGGCACCTGGCGGGACGTGGACGGGCGGTTGTGTTGGGGAGTGAACGATTTCGACGAGGCCGATACGTTGCCGTACACGAGCGACCTCGTTCGGCTCGCGACCAGCGCCCGACTCGCGCGCCGGTCCGGCGCCCTCGACATGAAAACGAGTGACGCCTGTCGCGTAATTTTGGACGGGTACCGCGACGCGCTCGCGGCCGGCGGAACCCCGTTCGTACTCGAGGAACACCACCCGGCCATCCGCACGATGGGGATGGCGAGCGAACGTGCCCCGGTTCGCTTCTGGGCCAAACTCACGAAGTTGCTCGATGAACCGGTCGTTGATCCCCCGGCCGCGGCCCGCGACGCGCTGGTTCGCGAGCTCCCGTCGGACGGCCGGGCGCCCGCGTTTCGCTTCCGTGCCCGCGCCGGGATGGGCAGTCTGGGGCGCCCGCGCTTCGTCGCACTTTTGGAGTGGCGCGGCGGGTGGATGTGTCGCGAGGCAAAAGCGCTCGCCCCGCCGGCGACCGAGTGGGCATCGGGGTCGCGGGGAACCGGTTCGTCCAAACTGGCCGAAGTTGTCGAGAAGGCGGTCCGCGCGCCGGACCCGTTCTACCGGGTCGAAGGGGGGTGGGTGATTCGCCGGCTCGCGCCCCGGTGCTCCCGGATCGAACTCGACCACTTGAAGAAGGTCGACGCGGGGCGCGTACTAGCGGCGATGGGAGCGGAGACGGCGAACGTCCACCTGGGCGCGCCCGGGGCCGGGGCCGAGGTGCTGCGGCACGTGGTACGGCTCCCGAGCGGGTGGTTCGAGAGGGCCGCGAAAGACATGGCGAGCGCGGTGGAGCGCGACTGGCAGGCGTGGCGGTCCGCCCGGCGCCCGAAAACGTAA
- the fdhD gene encoding formate dehydrogenase accessory sulfurtransferase FdhD — MQTRDADIRAACAPVRVLTLRSDSAGTERADAVAVEAPLEVRIGGKPVTVLMRTPGHDEELVTGFLFGEGVIADADDIISIQRPAVASDRERGNVVEVQLMVSRRVFDGDRLFYSSSSCGICGKKSIASIEVRGTPTHSPLTVSSATLTALPDRLRAAQPAFARTGGVHASGLFTADGALIEVREDVGRHNALDKLVGWALDRGDVPLADRVLLVSGRVSYELVQKAIAAGIPIVAAVGAPSSFAVDLAEQFGITLIGFLRASGMNIYANPDRVTA; from the coding sequence ATGCAAACGCGGGACGCAGACATCCGCGCAGCGTGCGCGCCCGTTCGCGTTCTCACGCTGCGCAGCGACAGCGCGGGGACCGAGCGCGCCGACGCGGTCGCGGTTGAAGCGCCCCTCGAAGTGCGCATCGGTGGCAAGCCGGTGACCGTGCTGATGCGCACCCCCGGGCACGACGAGGAACTGGTCACAGGCTTCCTGTTCGGCGAAGGCGTGATCGCCGACGCGGACGACATCATCTCGATTCAGCGCCCGGCGGTCGCGAGCGACAGAGAGCGCGGGAACGTGGTAGAAGTGCAGTTGATGGTCTCGCGGCGCGTGTTCGACGGCGACCGCCTGTTCTACAGCAGTTCCAGTTGCGGCATCTGCGGGAAGAAATCGATCGCGTCTATTGAAGTGCGCGGAACCCCAACGCACTCGCCTCTCACCGTTTCCTCTGCTACCCTGACGGCCCTCCCGGATCGCTTGCGCGCCGCCCAGCCCGCGTTCGCGCGCACGGGTGGCGTTCACGCTTCCGGGCTGTTCACGGCGGACGGGGCGCTCATCGAGGTGCGCGAAGACGTGGGTCGGCACAACGCGCTGGACAAGCTCGTCGGCTGGGCGCTGGACCGCGGGGACGTGCCGCTCGCGGACCGCGTGCTGCTCGTGTCGGGGCGCGTCAGCTACGAGTTGGTACAGAAAGCGATCGCCGCGGGAATTCCGATCGTGGCCGCGGTCGGGGCACCGTCCTCGTTCGCGGTGGACCTCGCCGAACAGTTCGGCATCACGCTGATCGGCTTTCTCCGCGCTTCGGGCATGAACATTTACGCGAACCCGGACCGCGTCACCGCGTGA
- a CDS encoding FdhF/YdeP family oxidoreductase — protein MPEGTDMDHEPNPSASGGPADQPPQPAPEALCPEEFTGLKLSKPKTAAAGATAVVVSLGHVFGTAGIRQGLRALTTLNQAQGLDCPSCAWPDPDAHRSFTEFCENGAKAVAWEADTRRLTSEFFRTHSIDELAKESDYWHGQQGRLTEPLVLRPGTRHYEPISWDEAFKLVAEELNALASPDEALFYTSGRTSNEAAFLYQLFVRQFGTNNLPDCSNMCHESSGSALVPSVGIGKGTVKLEDFEKSQLILILGQNPGTNHPRMLTALQAAKRAGSKIVAINPLKEAGLLAFRNPQEVRGMLGFGTPLADLYLQVRIGGDQALLKGVMKALVERGTALDRVFIAEKTDGFDAFAATLTEASWEQITAQSGIARDAIEQFADLVAANERIIACWAMGLTQHKHAVATIQEVVNLLLMRGSIGKPGAGLCPVRGHSNVQGDRTMGIFEKPAVWFLDALGQEFNFTPPPKHGFDTVEAIHAMRDGRAKVFFAMGGNFLSATPDTEVTGAALKNCRLTVHVSIKLNRSHLVTGRTALILPCLGRTERDTQNGKEQFVTTENSMGVVQMSRGSLVPASPHLLSEVAVIARLAEATLGEHSSVPWRELAADYDLIRERIERVIPGFQDYNARARQPGGFYLPNSPREGSFPTDTGKARFTSHPLHEVGVEPGQLVMMTIRTHDQFNTTVYGLDDRYRGIKNERRVVLMNTADIRAADLTAGAVVDLTSHFHGDQRVARHFIVVEYDIPPGCCATYFPETNVLVPLNSTADISNTPTSKFVAVTVARSAN, from the coding sequence ATGCCCGAAGGGACCGACATGGACCACGAACCGAACCCCTCCGCAAGTGGCGGCCCCGCGGACCAGCCGCCGCAGCCCGCACCGGAGGCCCTGTGCCCCGAAGAGTTTACCGGACTCAAACTCTCGAAGCCGAAAACGGCGGCGGCCGGGGCCACGGCTGTGGTCGTGTCGCTCGGGCACGTCTTCGGAACCGCCGGCATTCGGCAAGGGCTACGCGCGCTCACCACTCTGAACCAAGCGCAGGGCCTGGATTGCCCGAGTTGCGCGTGGCCGGACCCGGACGCCCACCGCTCGTTCACCGAGTTCTGCGAGAATGGCGCGAAAGCCGTCGCGTGGGAAGCGGACACTCGGCGCCTGACTTCCGAGTTCTTCCGCACGCACTCCATTGATGAACTGGCGAAGGAGTCCGACTACTGGCACGGGCAACAGGGGCGGCTCACCGAACCGCTCGTACTGCGCCCCGGCACTCGACACTACGAACCGATCAGTTGGGACGAGGCGTTCAAGCTCGTCGCGGAGGAACTCAACGCGCTCGCGTCGCCGGACGAAGCCCTCTTCTACACGTCGGGCCGCACGTCCAACGAGGCCGCGTTCCTGTACCAGCTCTTCGTCCGGCAGTTCGGCACGAACAACCTGCCCGACTGCTCGAACATGTGCCACGAGTCGTCGGGCAGCGCGCTCGTGCCCTCGGTCGGCATTGGTAAGGGCACGGTGAAACTCGAAGACTTCGAGAAGTCGCAACTCATTCTCATCCTGGGCCAGAACCCGGGCACGAATCACCCGCGGATGCTCACCGCGCTCCAAGCCGCGAAGCGCGCGGGCTCGAAGATCGTCGCGATTAACCCTCTAAAAGAAGCCGGGCTCCTGGCGTTCAGGAACCCGCAAGAAGTCCGAGGGATGCTCGGGTTCGGCACCCCGCTCGCCGATCTCTACCTCCAAGTCCGCATCGGCGGCGACCAGGCGCTACTCAAGGGAGTGATGAAGGCCCTCGTCGAGCGCGGAACGGCACTCGACCGGGTGTTCATCGCAGAAAAGACGGACGGCTTCGATGCCTTCGCCGCGACCCTCACCGAAGCGTCGTGGGAGCAGATCACCGCGCAGAGTGGCATCGCGCGCGATGCAATCGAGCAGTTCGCGGACCTAGTCGCGGCGAACGAACGGATCATCGCGTGCTGGGCGATGGGTCTGACCCAGCACAAGCACGCGGTCGCAACGATTCAGGAGGTCGTCAATCTGCTGCTGATGCGCGGGAGCATCGGCAAGCCGGGCGCCGGGTTGTGTCCCGTGCGCGGGCACTCGAACGTGCAGGGCGACCGCACGATGGGTATTTTCGAGAAACCGGCCGTGTGGTTTCTCGACGCACTCGGCCAGGAATTCAACTTCACGCCGCCACCGAAGCACGGCTTCGACACCGTCGAAGCGATCCACGCGATGCGCGACGGGCGCGCGAAGGTGTTCTTCGCGATGGGCGGGAACTTCCTCTCGGCCACGCCCGACACCGAAGTGACCGGCGCGGCGCTGAAGAACTGCCGGCTGACGGTTCACGTCTCGATCAAACTGAACCGTTCGCACCTCGTCACCGGACGCACGGCCCTCATCCTGCCGTGTCTGGGACGCACCGAGCGCGACACGCAGAACGGTAAAGAGCAGTTCGTCACCACCGAGAACTCGATGGGCGTGGTGCAGATGTCGCGCGGGTCGCTCGTGCCGGCATCGCCCCACTTACTCAGCGAAGTAGCGGTCATCGCCCGGCTCGCGGAAGCGACCCTCGGGGAGCACTCGTCCGTACCGTGGCGCGAACTCGCGGCCGATTACGACCTGATCCGGGAGCGGATCGAGCGCGTGATTCCCGGGTTCCAGGACTACAACGCCCGTGCGCGGCAACCGGGCGGGTTCTATCTGCCGAACAGCCCCCGCGAAGGTTCGTTCCCCACGGATACGGGCAAGGCGCGGTTCACCTCGCACCCGTTGCACGAGGTGGGCGTCGAACCGGGCCAACTGGTGATGATGACGATCCGCACGCACGATCAGTTCAACACGACGGTTTACGGGCTTGATGACCGGTACCGCGGTATCAAAAACGAGCGCCGGGTCGTACTCATGAACACGGCTGATATTCGTGCAGCCGATCTCACCGCGGGCGCCGTGGTGGACCTGACCAGTCACTTCCACGGCGACCAGCGGGTCGCCCGACACTTCATCGTGGTGGAGTACGACATACCGCCGGGCTGCTGCGCGACGTACTTCCCCGAAACGAACGTACTGGTGCCACTCAACAGCACCGCCGACATCAGCAACACCCCGACCTCGAAGTTCGTCGCGGTTACAGTCGCCCGCAGCGCGAATTGA
- a CDS encoding thioredoxin family protein — translation MSRTLFSTPIVLVLVPVACLFGSCGTASAQDVKWRTDYTAARKEATETGRALLLDFGTEACFWCKKLDATTFRDPKVAKLLNERFIPVKVDAQKHRQLTDALGIESYPTLVLASAEGKVIGRHVGYADVAQLTALLNKAPAPAPVPVAAMAPLTDADKQRRTKEEIDTGLAAILPGITAALDR, via the coding sequence ATGTCGCGAACGCTGTTTTCCACCCCCATCGTCCTGGTTCTCGTGCCGGTCGCATGCCTCTTCGGTTCGTGTGGTACAGCGTCCGCGCAGGACGTGAAATGGCGCACCGATTACACGGCGGCGCGGAAGGAAGCGACCGAAACCGGGCGCGCCCTGTTGCTCGATTTCGGCACCGAAGCCTGTTTCTGGTGCAAGAAACTTGACGCGACCACGTTCCGCGATCCGAAGGTGGCCAAACTGCTCAACGAGCGATTCATCCCGGTGAAAGTTGATGCCCAGAAGCACCGACAATTGACCGACGCACTCGGAATCGAGAGCTACCCGACGCTGGTTCTTGCGTCCGCCGAGGGAAAGGTGATCGGTCGGCACGTCGGCTACGCGGACGTGGCGCAACTCACCGCGCTGTTGAACAAGGCGCCGGCTCCGGCCCCTGTTCCCGTTGCGGCTATGGCACCGTTGACCGACGCGGACAAACAACGGCGGACGAAAGAGGAAATCGACACGGGTCTAGCCGCAATTCTTCCGGGGATCACTGCGGCCCTCGATCGCTGA